The Paenibacillus spongiae nucleotide sequence GCTCGAATACATCGGCGTTCCATGCTTCTGCGCGGTTTCGAACAGAAGGAGGGCCGTTGCGCGGTCGGGCGCGAACGTTTTGTCCACGTAGGTTGGTTTCCCCGATTGCAACGCCAGCATAGCCAGCTCTTCATGGAATTCCGGATGGTCCGGAGACAGAACGATCAGATAATCGCTCTTCTCCACAACCTCCTCGATCGTCGTGAGCAGCTCGATTCCTTTATTGGCGCACCACTGCGCATTGCTCAGTCCATTCTCCGAATCCTTCTTGCCATAGGCATAGGTCACTTTCATCGCACCGTTCGATGCGCTCTCGATCCATTCGGGATACTTCTCCGCATGCCATTCATCGAGAAAATAGTCGATAAAACCGATTTTCTTCATATCGTTCACGCCCCCGGAGCCTATTCGAAAGTAATTTCCTTGCCGCTATCCGACGAATCATAGATTCCCTGCAGTATCTTCGCCGTGACAATGACCGTGTCGATGTGTGAAGGCAGCTTTTCCCCGCTCTTGATGCAGGCCAGGAAGCCGTCGATTTCATTCTGGAAGTGATCGCCCATATTGAATTTCGGCGTGGTTTCCAGCAGAGCGCCGTTCTGCGCGCTGTACAATTTGAAGTCGGACCCGTACTGCAGACGGATCCCCGCCTTGTCGCCCAAGAAGTCGATATACATCTCATCGACGCCGATATTTTGCGCCCAAGCGCCGTTAATCGTGATACTTGGTCCTTCGGTACGAATCATCGCCGTAATGAAATCATCAACGTCATACGTTCCTGCGTAGTTCGGAGGACCCGCCCACATATTCAGGTAGGAGTAGTTCTCCATATCCTTGCCGAGCTTGCAGTACGCCTGGCCGGATACCGTCTTCGGAGTCGGATCGCCGGAGCAGTACATGACGATATCCAGGAAGTGGACGCCCCAATCGATCAGCACGCCGCCGCCGGCGATGGATTTCGTGGTGAATGCGCCCCCGAGCCCCGGGATGGACCGTTGTGCGCGGAAGCTGGCATAGACATGATACAGCTCGCCAAGCTCGCCGCTGGCAATCATGTTCTTGATAATGTTGACGCCTTTGTTGAAGCGGTTGACGACGCCGATGTTCAACACTTTACCGGTTTCGTTCTGCGCCTTCTGCATTTCTAACGCTTCGGCATAGGTTCTTGCGGCCGGCTTCTCGCACAAGACGTTCTTGCCCGCTCTTAGAAAATCGATCGCGATGGAAGCGTGACCATCATTCGGCGTACAGATCGAAACGGCTTCGATTTCCGGGTCGTTCAGGATATCGCGGTAATTCACGACAGCCTGGCCGCAGCCGAATTCCTGAACGGCCTTCTCGGCGGCTTCCGGTTTGATGTCGCAGAAATATTTGATTTCTGCGTTTGGATTTTTCAGGTATGCCGGAATATGTGCGCTCCTGGCGATCGTCCCGCATCCGATAATGGCTACTTTGATTGTCATGTTGAATCCTCCCTTGTTTCTAACAATTTACAGCTATTCCTTTGTATACTTCGCCACATAATGAAACATTCCTCTAAAAAAAATAACTAAACCGGAATTTTTTTTTATTGGTAAATGTCGGCCCTGTTACGCGTATGGATCGGATCCATAAGAGGGAATAATGAAACGTTAATAAGATGTACACTTCTATCCGTTGCATCCCCGTAAATTAGTAGTATATTAAATGTAATCAAGCTCGTTGAGAGGAGGGTAGCAGCCAGAGCCCGTCCCTTGCCAAGAACCTGACCTCACATGGAATAGGAGTGGAATGCGTTGGAACAAACGTTTATCATGATTAAACCAGACGGCGTGGAAAGAGGACTTATCGGTGAAATCGTCGCCCGTTTCGAACGGAAAGGACTGCGGCTGACAAGCGCTCAATTGATGCAGGTATCCAGAGAAACAGCGGAGCTTCATTATGGCCATCTGAAGGAAAAGCCCTTCTTCGGCGAGCTGGTCGATTACATTACTTCCGGACAGGTCTTCGCCATGGTCTGGGAAGGCGATCAGGCCATCAAGAATGCCCGTACATTGATCGGTTTCACGAATC carries:
- the ndk gene encoding nucleoside-diphosphate kinase — translated: MEQTFIMIKPDGVERGLIGEIVARFERKGLRLTSAQLMQVSRETAELHYGHLKEKPFFGELVDYITSGQVFAMVWEGDQAIKNARTLIGFTNPLEALPGSIRGDLALNVASNVIHGSDSAESVSREIALFFGKQS
- a CDS encoding Gfo/Idh/MocA family protein, which translates into the protein MTIKVAIIGCGTIARSAHIPAYLKNPNAEIKYFCDIKPEAAEKAVQEFGCGQAVVNYRDILNDPEIEAVSICTPNDGHASIAIDFLRAGKNVLCEKPAARTYAEALEMQKAQNETGKVLNIGVVNRFNKGVNIIKNMIASGELGELYHVYASFRAQRSIPGLGGAFTTKSIAGGGVLIDWGVHFLDIVMYCSGDPTPKTVSGQAYCKLGKDMENYSYLNMWAGPPNYAGTYDVDDFITAMIRTEGPSITINGAWAQNIGVDEMYIDFLGDKAGIRLQYGSDFKLYSAQNGALLETTPKFNMGDHFQNEIDGFLACIKSGEKLPSHIDTVIVTAKILQGIYDSSDSGKEITFE